A window from Nevskia ramosa DSM 11499 encodes these proteins:
- a CDS encoding pyridoxamine 5'-phosphate oxidase family protein, translating to MSSEARLPPDSLDAIEAEAWALLEAGGGSFRAPFHAGTLGTIGGDGPNLRTVILRGADGASRRIWCHTDIRSPKIAELAADCRIAWTLYDEASRLQFRAWGRAIVHHDDDIARARWETTVLNSRRIYHAVAPPSSISPIATGGLPPELDDERWTPEYSEHGAANFVALETRITRLEALYLHHAGHRRALFRYGDDGTRLAADWLIP from the coding sequence ATGAGCAGCGAAGCGCGCCTGCCACCGGACAGTCTCGACGCGATCGAGGCCGAAGCCTGGGCCTTGCTGGAAGCGGGCGGCGGCTCGTTCCGCGCGCCGTTCCACGCCGGCACGCTGGGCACCATCGGCGGAGACGGCCCGAATCTGCGCACGGTGATTCTCAGAGGCGCCGATGGCGCCAGCCGGCGCATCTGGTGCCACACCGATATCCGCTCGCCGAAGATCGCCGAGCTGGCGGCCGATTGCAGAATCGCCTGGACCTTGTACGACGAAGCCTCGCGCCTGCAGTTCCGCGCGTGGGGCCGGGCCATCGTCCATCACGATGACGACATTGCCCGCGCTCGCTGGGAAACCACGGTGCTGAACAGCCGGCGCATCTATCACGCCGTGGCGCCGCCAAGTTCGATCAGCCCGATAGCGACTGGCGGCCTGCCGCCGGAACTCGACGACGAGCGCTGGACACCGGAGTACAGCGAGCACGGCGCAGCCAACTTCGTGGCGCTGGAAACGCGGATCACCCGGCTGGAAGCGCTGTACCTGCATCACGCCGGCCATCGCCGCGCGCTGTTCCGCTACGGCGATGACGGCACCCGCCTGGCGGCGGACTGGCTGATTCCCTGA
- a CDS encoding organic hydroperoxide resistance protein: protein MAAPDKVVYTAHAHATGGRDGHAVTDDGVLDVKLVVPKEMGGPGVGGTNPEQLFAAGYSACFLGALKFVAGKSKKTLPADTKVAAAIGIGPTATGFAITAELTVTIPGLDAAEAKTLVDAAHVVCPYSNATRGNVDVKLKIA from the coding sequence ATGGCTGCACCCGACAAGGTTGTCTACACCGCCCATGCCCACGCCACCGGTGGCCGCGATGGCCACGCCGTCACCGACGACGGTGTGCTCGATGTGAAGCTGGTGGTGCCGAAGGAAATGGGCGGCCCGGGCGTCGGCGGCACCAATCCCGAGCAGCTGTTTGCCGCCGGTTACTCGGCCTGCTTCCTCGGCGCGCTGAAGTTCGTCGCCGGCAAGAGCAAGAAGACGCTGCCAGCCGACACCAAGGTTGCCGCCGCGATCGGCATCGGCCCGACGGCCACCGGCTTCGCGATCACCGCCGAACTGACGGTGACCATTCCCGGCCTCGATGCGGCCGAAGCGAAGACCCTGGTCGACGCCGCCCACGTCGTCTGCCCGTATTCGAATGCGACGCGCGGCAACGTCGATGTGAAGCTGAAGATCGCCTGA
- a CDS encoding efflux RND transporter periplasmic adaptor subunit has translation MNPRNLLRLLSTGLIFAAAVVIGLALWRHYQYSPWTRDGRVKADVIAIAPDVSGAVVELRVTENQLVKRGDVLLRIDAERYQHALAEADAAVSARKADYDMKRSEAARRASLSGIVVSSESREASASTASSAAALYHQAQAARDTAALNLKRTEVLAPVDGYVSNLEVHAGDYANAGRPMLALVDAHSFRINGYFEETKLPYLHEGDAVRVRLMSGGPELRGHVDGISRGITDRDNPLGPRLLADVNPTFNWVRLAQRVPVRISLDEVPDGTVLVSGMTCTVIVEPGAAGG, from the coding sequence ATGAATCCGAGAAACCTGCTGCGCCTGCTGTCGACCGGCCTGATCTTCGCCGCCGCCGTGGTCATCGGCCTGGCACTGTGGCGGCACTATCAGTATTCGCCGTGGACGCGTGATGGCCGGGTGAAGGCCGATGTCATCGCGATCGCACCCGATGTTTCCGGCGCGGTCGTCGAATTGCGGGTCACCGAGAACCAGCTGGTGAAGCGCGGCGATGTGCTGCTGCGCATCGATGCCGAGCGCTACCAGCACGCACTGGCGGAGGCGGATGCCGCCGTCAGCGCCCGCAAGGCCGACTACGACATGAAGCGCAGCGAAGCCGCGCGCCGCGCGAGTCTGTCCGGGATCGTGGTGTCGAGCGAAAGCCGCGAAGCTTCAGCATCGACCGCCTCATCCGCCGCCGCGCTCTACCACCAGGCCCAGGCCGCCCGCGACACCGCAGCGCTGAACCTGAAGCGCACCGAGGTGCTGGCGCCGGTCGATGGCTATGTCAGCAACCTTGAAGTCCACGCCGGCGACTACGCGAATGCCGGCCGGCCGATGCTGGCCCTGGTCGATGCCCACTCGTTCCGCATCAATGGCTACTTCGAGGAAACCAAGCTGCCGTATCTGCACGAGGGCGATGCGGTTCGGGTTCGACTGATGAGCGGTGGCCCGGAACTGCGCGGTCATGTCGACGGCATTTCGCGCGGCATCACCGACCGCGACAACCCGCTCGGCCCGCGCCTGCTCGCCGACGTCAATCCGACCTTCAACTGGGTGCGTCTCGCCCAGCGCGTGCCGGTGCGGATCTCGCTCGATGAAGTGCCGGACGGCACGGTGCTGGTTTCGGGCATGACCTGCACGGTGATCGTCGAACCGGGGGCCGCCGGCGGCTGA
- a CDS encoding DUF1656 domain-containing protein, producing the protein MPREIDLFGFFLPTLLPMFLFAFGLQWLLDGLLGSLGVYGRVWHPALFRFSLFVCIFGALGLALYS; encoded by the coding sequence ATGCCACGTGAGATCGATCTGTTCGGCTTCTTCCTGCCGACTCTGTTGCCGATGTTCCTGTTCGCCTTCGGCCTGCAGTGGCTGCTCGATGGCCTGCTCGGCAGCCTCGGGGTCTATGGCCGCGTCTGGCACCCGGCGCTATTCCGTTTCAGCCTGTTCGTCTGCATCTTCGGCGCGCTCGGGCTCGCGCTGTATTCATAG
- a CDS encoding FUSC family protein yields MNAIAPQAAAATPWHAALREWPAGEGRAWIFVAKTIVAAMLALWIAFRIGLDSPRTAMLTVFIVAQPQTGLVLAKGFYRAAGTLVGCAATLILLSLFAQQRELFLGTLALWIGLCTAGATRARNFRAYGFVLAGYTACLIGLPATQHPEMSFAIAVTRVSEVLLGIFCAGVVSDLLLPQTLGSSLIVTVRGSYRDFARFVVDALQGRLDHAAIERAHDGFLAQVIAFEAQRDAAYFESPETRLRSSRFRLLNADFMTATTGIHLLHQFTERLRRRHQQSTIDRLTPLYAALAEVLLPVDGQLPAMAAEARPLLARLAGFLERLPTLIAEAGAGLDEAAPGARLDFDCAANLLQRFAEDMQAYTESYISLISPGDRLPRPAPPYVAHGDRITAALAGLRATAVLLVVSAFWIGTAWPSGIGAVIIACTLCCLFAALPAPVLAARGLTIGFVAGLAASFICGLLVLPQLDGFALLVAGMAPFIMVGAWLIANPRTAGIGAGYCLMFGSTIGLDNVSRYDPALLLNEGFAALLGALIATAAFALIVPAGTRRLRLHLTRSLRRQVLLACFEPETGLRHRFENSTRDLLGQLLAGADRGSGEDRALLARAMAVLEAGRAVIDLRDAATIGTLRIDSRSHLNAAVRAVARLFQKPDPRRRQQALAGIDSAGARIDQALDASDHDADERQALNRGRTALHLLRGLLLDDDSYAALSSLESSLETPSLQGAADAT; encoded by the coding sequence GTGAACGCCATCGCTCCCCAAGCAGCTGCCGCCACCCCGTGGCATGCCGCGCTGCGGGAGTGGCCGGCCGGCGAAGGCCGGGCCTGGATATTCGTTGCCAAGACCATCGTCGCGGCGATGCTGGCGCTGTGGATCGCCTTCCGCATCGGCCTCGACTCGCCGCGCACGGCGATGCTGACCGTGTTCATCGTCGCCCAGCCGCAGACCGGCCTGGTGCTGGCGAAAGGCTTCTACCGTGCTGCCGGCACGCTGGTCGGCTGTGCAGCGACGCTGATCCTGCTCAGCCTGTTCGCCCAGCAGCGCGAGCTGTTCCTCGGCACGCTGGCGCTGTGGATCGGCCTGTGCACCGCCGGTGCGACGCGGGCCCGGAACTTCCGCGCCTATGGTTTCGTGCTGGCCGGCTACACCGCCTGCCTGATCGGCCTGCCGGCGACCCAGCATCCGGAGATGAGCTTCGCGATCGCCGTGACCCGCGTTTCCGAAGTGCTGCTCGGCATCTTCTGCGCCGGCGTGGTCAGCGATCTGCTGCTGCCGCAGACGCTCGGCAGCAGCCTGATCGTCACGGTGCGCGGCAGCTATCGCGACTTCGCGCGCTTTGTCGTCGATGCCCTCCAGGGCCGGCTCGATCACGCTGCGATCGAGCGCGCCCACGATGGCTTTCTGGCCCAGGTCATCGCCTTCGAGGCGCAGCGCGATGCCGCTTATTTCGAAAGCCCGGAGACCCGCCTGCGCAGCAGCCGCTTCCGCTTGCTCAATGCCGATTTCATGACCGCGACCACCGGCATCCATCTGCTCCACCAGTTCACGGAACGCCTGCGCCGCCGACACCAGCAGTCGACGATCGATCGGCTGACACCCTTGTATGCAGCGCTGGCCGAGGTTCTGCTGCCGGTGGATGGCCAGTTGCCGGCGATGGCCGCCGAAGCCCGGCCGCTGCTCGCCCGGCTGGCCGGATTCCTCGAACGGCTGCCGACCTTGATCGCCGAAGCCGGCGCCGGCCTGGACGAGGCCGCGCCCGGTGCCCGCCTCGACTTCGACTGTGCCGCCAACCTGCTGCAGCGCTTCGCCGAAGACATGCAGGCGTATACCGAGAGCTACATCTCGCTGATCTCGCCCGGCGACCGACTACCGCGGCCGGCGCCGCCTTACGTGGCGCATGGCGACAGGATCACCGCGGCACTCGCCGGCTTGCGCGCCACGGCTGTGCTCCTGGTGGTCAGCGCGTTCTGGATCGGCACTGCCTGGCCGAGCGGCATCGGCGCAGTGATCATCGCCTGCACCCTGTGCTGCCTGTTCGCGGCGCTGCCGGCGCCGGTGCTTGCAGCGCGCGGGCTGACGATCGGCTTCGTGGCTGGCCTGGCGGCTTCATTCATCTGCGGCCTGCTGGTGCTGCCGCAACTCGACGGCTTCGCGCTGCTGGTAGCCGGCATGGCGCCGTTCATCATGGTCGGTGCCTGGCTGATCGCCAATCCCCGCACTGCCGGCATCGGTGCCGGCTACTGCCTGATGTTCGGCAGCACCATCGGCCTCGACAACGTTTCCCGCTACGACCCCGCATTGCTGCTCAACGAAGGCTTCGCGGCGCTGCTCGGCGCGCTGATCGCCACGGCGGCGTTCGCGTTGATCGTGCCGGCCGGCACCCGCCGCCTGCGCCTGCACCTGACGCGCAGCCTGCGCCGCCAGGTGCTGCTCGCCTGCTTCGAACCGGAAACCGGCCTGCGCCATCGCTTCGAGAACAGCACGCGCGATCTGCTTGGCCAGCTGCTGGCCGGCGCCGATCGCGGCAGCGGCGAAGACCGCGCCCTGCTGGCGCGGGCGATGGCGGTGCTCGAAGCCGGCCGCGCGGTAATCGATCTTCGCGATGCCGCGACCATCGGCACTCTGCGGATCGATAGCCGCAGCCATCTGAACGCCGCCGTGCGCGCCGTTGCGCGCCTGTTCCAGAAGCCGGACCCGCGCCGCCGGCAGCAGGCACTGGCCGGCATCGACAGCGCCGGAGCGCGCATCGATCAGGCGCTGGATGCCAGCGACCACGACGCCGACGAGCGTCAGGCGCTGAACCGCGGTCGCACTGCGCTGCATCTGCTGCGCGGCCTGCTGCTCGATGACGACAGCTACGCCGCGCTGTCATCGCTGGAATCGTCCCTGGAAACACCCTCGTTGCAAGGAGCTGCCGATGCCACGTGA
- a CDS encoding MarR family winged helix-turn-helix transcriptional regulator translates to MLARLVAHVQKRQSDLCNLALKAYDLNMVTYTALMMLYGSPNQTLTPSELSQATGEKPTNVTRVCDELLAKGLIERSAGTEDRRKVVLRLSAAGEQLVKRFQPDIWQTLERLYGGFTDSQTEALTALLRQVLVRLDQTSP, encoded by the coding sequence ATGCTGGCGCGGCTGGTTGCCCATGTGCAGAAGCGGCAGAGCGATCTCTGCAATCTGGCGTTGAAGGCCTACGACCTGAACATGGTCACCTACACGGCGCTGATGATGCTGTACGGCTCCCCGAACCAGACGCTGACGCCGTCCGAGCTGAGTCAGGCCACCGGCGAGAAGCCGACCAATGTCACTCGCGTCTGCGATGAGCTGCTGGCCAAGGGCCTGATCGAGCGCAGCGCCGGCACCGAGGATCGGCGCAAGGTGGTGCTGCGGCTGAGCGCGGCCGGCGAGCAGCTGGTCAAGCGCTTTCAGCCGGACATCTGGCAGACGCTGGAACGTCTCTATGGCGGCTTCACCGACAGCCAGACCGAGGCGCTGACCGCGCTGTTGCGCCAGGTGCTGGTCAGGCTCGACCAGACGTCGCCGTGA
- a CDS encoding efflux transporter outer membrane subunit, producing the protein MAARRGRPLVLASVLALAGCASFGGIAPQSTLQDVAALDAGKTLVSSAPADWPDARWWQAYGDPQLDALVAAALAGNPDLRLARARVAQAEGYAQSAEAATLPRLDAEAGFQRTFQTQQEFSPSPEFAHTYWKSDLLLRASYALDLWGKDEKALDSAIDTVRAGEAQTQAVRLSLATAVVQAYVQLSMQHSLRDVLVANLDRQQQLLDIARRRREAGLGTELEVNQAATPLPDSEAQIEQIDENLAIGRHQLAALTGQGPGAGDAISRPRLALDHPAELPAALPAHLLGRRPDIVAQRWRVEASSRDIEVAKTRFYPDVNLAAFAGVASLNLSTLVTGSLADIGTAGFGPAISLPLFDGGRLRGNLRLQSARYDEAVERYNGAVIGALREVADEISRQRSIQQQLVLNNTALDSARLAEQQAEQGFHAGLTDYLNVLNTQSVLLQQQRNRTQLIARQLESHAALMAALGGGYQATQEVAAHGEPQ; encoded by the coding sequence ATGGCCGCACGTCGCGGCCGCCCGCTGGTCCTCGCCAGTGTCCTGGCGCTGGCCGGTTGCGCGAGCTTCGGCGGCATCGCGCCGCAATCAACCTTGCAGGACGTCGCAGCGCTCGATGCCGGCAAGACGCTGGTCTCGTCTGCGCCCGCGGATTGGCCGGATGCACGTTGGTGGCAGGCCTACGGTGATCCGCAGCTCGATGCGCTGGTCGCCGCCGCGTTGGCCGGCAACCCGGATCTGCGCCTGGCCCGTGCCCGGGTGGCGCAGGCCGAGGGCTACGCGCAGAGCGCCGAGGCCGCGACCTTGCCGCGGCTCGACGCCGAAGCGGGCTTCCAGCGCACCTTCCAGACCCAGCAGGAATTCAGCCCGTCGCCGGAATTTGCGCACACCTACTGGAAGTCCGATCTGCTGTTGCGCGCGTCGTATGCGCTGGATCTCTGGGGCAAGGACGAGAAGGCGCTGGACAGTGCGATCGACACGGTGCGTGCCGGCGAAGCTCAGACCCAGGCCGTGCGCCTGTCGCTGGCCACGGCGGTCGTGCAGGCCTATGTGCAGCTGTCGATGCAGCACTCGCTTCGTGACGTGCTGGTCGCCAATCTCGACCGCCAGCAGCAGTTGCTCGACATCGCCCGCCGTCGCCGCGAGGCCGGGCTGGGCACCGAACTGGAGGTCAATCAAGCGGCAACGCCGTTGCCGGACAGCGAAGCCCAGATCGAGCAGATCGACGAAAACCTGGCGATCGGCCGTCACCAGCTGGCGGCACTGACGGGACAAGGGCCGGGTGCTGGCGACGCGATCAGCCGCCCGCGGCTGGCACTCGATCATCCGGCCGAACTGCCGGCGGCCTTGCCGGCGCATCTGCTCGGCCGCCGGCCGGACATCGTCGCCCAGCGCTGGCGAGTGGAGGCGAGCAGCCGGGACATCGAAGTCGCGAAAACCCGCTTCTATCCCGATGTGAACCTCGCCGCATTTGCCGGCGTCGCCAGCCTGAACCTGAGCACCCTGGTTACCGGCAGCCTCGCAGACATCGGCACCGCCGGCTTCGGCCCGGCGATCAGCCTGCCGCTGTTCGACGGTGGCCGCCTGCGCGGCAATCTGCGCCTGCAAAGCGCGCGCTATGACGAAGCCGTGGAGCGCTACAACGGCGCGGTGATCGGCGCGCTGCGCGAGGTGGCCGACGAGATCAGCCGTCAGCGTTCGATCCAGCAGCAGCTGGTGCTGAACAACACGGCGCTCGACAGCGCCCGGCTCGCCGAGCAGCAGGCCGAGCAGGGCTTCCATGCCGGCCTCACCGACTACCTCAACGTGCTCAACACCCAGAGTGTGTTGCTGCAGCAGCAGCGCAACCGCACGCAGCTGATCGCCCGCCAGCTGGAAAGCCATGCCGCATTGATGGCGGCACTCGGCGGCGGCTATCAGGCCACGCAGGAAGTGGCCGCCCATGGAGAACCGCAGTGA
- a CDS encoding LysR family transcriptional regulator, with protein MQPRIDEEITFRKLETLIAFMETGNLARAAERLDVSTVSVHRALHSLETGMRCALFRHEGRNLLPTEAAQALADAAREVLQTMAEGVRAARAVAGYAADRIRIGSLYSLTIRAVPTVLIRMKARKPALEIELVLGSNAELLQKLREGSIDATLMVLPEGAADIVSQPLFDDDMHFAVPVGSRHARHERIDLSDCTDEKFVSLKDGFATQNDFLEAFRLAGFTPNVVMQTGDIFSLMNLVSGGIGCTLLPGRVRGMLPQKVQLIPVQPKYLMRHTLGLSFLGTRERDPNLLALLAVCRMAKAELS; from the coding sequence ATGCAACCTCGCATCGACGAAGAGATCACCTTTCGCAAGCTCGAAACGCTGATCGCGTTCATGGAAACCGGCAATCTCGCGCGTGCCGCCGAACGTCTCGACGTCAGCACCGTCAGCGTCCATCGGGCCCTGCATTCTCTGGAGACCGGGATGCGCTGCGCGCTGTTCCGGCACGAGGGCCGCAACCTGCTTCCCACCGAAGCGGCGCAGGCCCTGGCCGACGCCGCCCGCGAAGTGCTGCAGACGATGGCGGAAGGCGTGCGCGCCGCCCGCGCGGTGGCCGGCTATGCGGCAGACCGCATCCGCATCGGCTCGCTCTACTCGCTGACCATTCGCGCCGTGCCGACCGTGCTGATCCGCATGAAGGCGCGCAAGCCTGCACTCGAGATCGAACTGGTGCTCGGCTCCAATGCCGAGCTGCTGCAGAAGCTGCGCGAGGGTTCGATCGATGCGACCCTGATGGTGCTGCCCGAGGGCGCGGCCGATATCGTCTCGCAGCCGCTGTTCGATGACGACATGCACTTCGCAGTGCCAGTGGGATCGCGCCATGCACGCCACGAGCGCATCGATCTGAGCGACTGCACCGACGAGAAGTTCGTCAGCCTGAAAGACGGCTTTGCCACCCAGAACGACTTTCTGGAGGCATTTCGTCTCGCCGGCTTCACACCGAATGTGGTGATGCAGACCGGCGACATCTTCTCGCTGATGAATCTGGTCAGCGGCGGCATCGGTTGCACGCTGCTGCCAGGGCGCGTGCGCGGCATGTTGCCTCAGAAGGTACAGCTGATTCCGGTACAGCCGAAGTACCTGATGCGCCACACGCTGGGGCTCAGTTTCCTCGGCACGCGGGAGCGCGATCCCAATCTGCTCGCGCTGCTGGCGGTCTGCCGCATGGCCAAGGCCGAGCTGTCCTGA
- a CDS encoding carboxylesterase family protein: protein MTHVEIFRNIRYAQADRFESPELLPWDGVRHRERGPVCPQAPSRLESVQGPLAPLEQDEHCQVLSVFTPATTGKRPVMVFIHGGGFVTGGGELPWHDGDQLAAEQDIVVVSVTYRLGVFGYYQFPKSSGPSLAMADQVAALRWIKAHIAEFGGDADRVTVFGQSAGGFSIVAMLAWGHGGTLFQRAIVHSGANGMARTRGEGERISQLFLDELGQDPRTASVDAILAAQSRLAATLNQLAVWAPISPDTPIGSAVDLLAGWCKDDALPFVLLQQHVAAVPGTESRFADATREMNVLFEGGSRSLVQNILAQGKRASLFRFDWQSGSSGLGACHCIDLPFLLGSAEAWRSAPTLAGAAWAEIDAIGKRMRRVWADFARGESGEWPIDGVRLLPQAL, encoded by the coding sequence ATGACCCACGTCGAAATCTTCCGTAACATCCGGTACGCCCAGGCAGACCGGTTCGAATCCCCTGAATTGCTGCCCTGGGATGGCGTTCGCCATCGCGAGCGAGGCCCGGTCTGCCCGCAGGCACCGTCTCGTCTCGAATCGGTGCAGGGCCCGCTCGCACCGCTGGAGCAGGACGAGCATTGCCAGGTGCTGTCGGTGTTCACGCCGGCCACCACGGGCAAGCGGCCGGTGATGGTCTTCATTCATGGCGGCGGCTTCGTCACCGGCGGCGGCGAGCTGCCCTGGCATGACGGCGACCAGCTGGCCGCCGAGCAGGACATCGTGGTCGTCTCGGTGACCTACCGGCTCGGCGTCTTCGGCTATTACCAGTTCCCGAAAAGCAGCGGACCGAGCCTGGCGATGGCCGACCAGGTCGCCGCGCTGCGATGGATCAAGGCGCATATCGCCGAGTTCGGCGGCGACGCCGACCGGGTGACGGTCTTCGGCCAGTCCGCGGGCGGCTTCTCGATCGTCGCGATGCTGGCCTGGGGCCATGGCGGGACGTTGTTCCAGCGCGCCATCGTGCACAGCGGCGCCAACGGCATGGCCCGGACGCGCGGCGAAGGGGAGCGGATCTCGCAGCTGTTCCTCGACGAACTCGGGCAGGACCCGAGGACCGCAAGCGTCGACGCGATCCTCGCGGCCCAGAGCCGACTGGCGGCGACGCTGAACCAGCTGGCCGTCTGGGCACCGATCTCGCCGGACACGCCGATCGGTTCGGCCGTCGATCTCTTAGCCGGCTGGTGCAAGGACGACGCCCTGCCGTTCGTGTTGCTGCAGCAGCATGTCGCTGCGGTGCCGGGCACGGAATCGCGGTTTGCGGACGCCACGCGCGAAATGAACGTGCTGTTCGAAGGCGGCTCGCGCAGCCTGGTCCAGAACATCCTTGCCCAAGGCAAGCGCGCCTCGCTGTTCCGTTTCGATTGGCAGTCGGGCAGCAGCGGACTCGGCGCCTGTCACTGCATCGACCTGCCGTTCCTGCTCGGCAGCGCCGAGGCCTGGCGTTCGGCACCGACACTGGCCGGCGCCGCCTGGGCCGAGATCGACGCGATTGGCAAGCGCATGCGCCGCGTCTGGGCGGATTTCGCGCGCGGCGAGAGTGGCGAATGGCCCATCGACGGCGTGCGCCTGCTGCCGCAAGCGCTTTGA
- a CDS encoding acyltransferase domain-containing protein, translating into MTLAILCPGQGGQHAGMFALTGDAAASQPLFNRAAELLGHDPRTWVREAGHEALHANHTAQLLCTLQALAAATALADVLPPRCCIAGYSVGEMAAWQIAGLITASDTLALVAARADAMDAARQSRSGEQGLLFVRGLDRTGIDRLCANREAAVAIVSPGDAWVLGGMRQALAEIAVQALAQGAARVVPVDVQVASHTRLMADATASFRRTLAGARIARAPRPGARLFSGIDGEVVLNAAPGAEKLALQISQPVQWAACLEACIEAGATAFFELGPGRALSQMVAGAYPGVDARSLDDFRTLQGARDWLLRAQSLA; encoded by the coding sequence GTGACGCTCGCCATCCTGTGTCCCGGACAGGGCGGCCAGCATGCCGGGATGTTCGCCTTGACCGGCGACGCCGCCGCATCGCAACCGCTGTTCAACCGTGCCGCCGAGCTGCTCGGCCATGATCCGCGGACCTGGGTGCGCGAGGCCGGCCACGAGGCGCTGCATGCGAACCACACGGCGCAGCTGCTGTGCACTTTGCAGGCCCTGGCCGCTGCGACCGCGCTGGCGGACGTGCTGCCGCCTCGCTGCTGCATCGCCGGCTACAGCGTCGGCGAGATGGCGGCCTGGCAGATCGCCGGCCTGATCACCGCGAGCGATACGCTGGCCCTGGTCGCGGCACGCGCCGACGCGATGGATGCCGCAAGGCAAAGCAGGTCGGGCGAGCAGGGCCTGCTGTTCGTGCGCGGACTGGATCGGACGGGCATCGATCGCCTGTGCGCGAACCGCGAAGCCGCCGTCGCCATCGTCAGCCCCGGCGACGCCTGGGTGCTGGGCGGCATGCGCCAGGCGCTCGCGGAGATCGCCGTGCAGGCGCTGGCGCAAGGGGCGGCGCGGGTCGTGCCGGTCGATGTGCAGGTGGCTTCGCACACGCGGCTGATGGCAGACGCCACGGCCTCGTTCCGACGCACCCTGGCCGGTGCCCGCATCGCCCGCGCACCGCGCCCCGGCGCGCGCCTGTTCAGCGGCATCGACGGCGAGGTGGTGCTGAACGCCGCCCCAGGCGCAGAGAAGCTGGCCCTGCAGATTTCCCAGCCCGTGCAGTGGGCCGCCTGCCTCGAAGCCTGCATCGAAGCCGGTGCCACCGCGTTCTTCGAACTCGGACCAGGACGCGCGCTCAGCCAGATGGTGGCCGGCGCCTATCCGGGTGTCGATGCCCGCAGCCTCGATGATTTCAGAACCCTGCAGGGCGCGCGCGACTGGCTGTTGCGTGCCCAGTCCCTCGCATGA
- a CDS encoding AEC family transporter, producing MIAIILLALVPIYFVLLLGYTAGKRGVINNTHVGELNTVVMTYALPASLFAATAATPRNSLLAQWPLLVILGGAMMLVYPLWYLLQHRLLRRSASEAALQSLTVALPNYAAAGLPVVVALLGPTHTVPVAVAIAAGSLLPSPVTLALLELSAPQAGGAAKTGGKAARFARAMGHALIKPIVLAPVAGMVIAMLEWKLPIIAAASLGQIGQAAGGLALFVTGLILSAQRFRLTWNTALATVTVTVIQPLLALGIARAINAPSDITCIAVLMAALPSGFFGVLFGANAGLNSEESGSTVIASTLAAMVTVALTIAWLYGPGSPP from the coding sequence ATGATCGCGATCATCCTGCTGGCGCTGGTGCCGATCTACTTCGTGCTGCTGCTCGGCTACACCGCTGGCAAGCGCGGCGTGATCAACAACACGCACGTCGGCGAACTCAACACCGTGGTCATGACGTATGCATTGCCTGCCTCCCTGTTTGCCGCCACCGCCGCCACGCCGCGCAACAGCCTGCTGGCGCAATGGCCGCTGCTGGTCATCCTCGGCGGCGCGATGATGCTGGTCTATCCGCTGTGGTACCTGCTGCAGCATCGCCTGCTGCGGCGGAGCGCCAGCGAGGCGGCGTTGCAGTCGCTCACCGTGGCGCTGCCGAACTATGCGGCGGCCGGCCTGCCCGTCGTCGTCGCACTGCTGGGGCCGACGCATACGGTGCCGGTGGCGGTCGCTATCGCGGCCGGCTCGCTGCTGCCGTCGCCGGTGACCCTGGCGCTGCTGGAGCTGTCCGCACCGCAAGCCGGCGGCGCTGCAAAGACCGGCGGCAAGGCCGCGCGCTTTGCGCGGGCGATGGGACATGCGCTGATCAAGCCGATCGTGCTCGCACCGGTCGCGGGCATGGTGATCGCGATGCTCGAATGGAAACTGCCGATCATCGCTGCCGCGTCGCTCGGGCAGATCGGCCAAGCCGCGGGCGGCCTGGCGCTGTTCGTCACCGGGCTGATCCTGTCGGCGCAGCGGTTTCGCTTGACCTGGAACACCGCGCTGGCGACCGTGACGGTCACCGTCATCCAGCCCCTGCTGGCGCTGGGCATCGCCAGGGCCATCAATGCGCCGTCGGACATCACCTGCATCGCGGTGCTGATGGCGGCGCTGCCCTCAGGCTTCTTCGGCGTGCTGTTCGGCGCCAACGCCGGCCTGAACTCCGAGGAATCCGGCTCGACGGTGATCGCCAGCACGCTCGCCGCGATGGTCACCGTGGCCCTGACCATCGCCTGGCTTTACGGGCCCGGCAGCCCGCCGTGA